One genomic window of Polaromonas sp. SP1 includes the following:
- a CDS encoding DNA methyltransferase, which yields MNAVEIEQAISELALQPFDAAEFPFTFLAAFGNKDTTLKRLRTGNNNASDVAGGVLLRNNIHLAVCPVGAVGDTLKALRASQATTKAKAKFILATDGHTLQAEELASGETIAPDFPDFPNHFGFLLPLAGISTIKEIKDNPIDVRATGRLNKLYVELLRENPAWATDKRRSDMNHFMARLVFCFFAEDTDIFNSKGLFTHTVDKMSASDGSNTHEVLSEIFRAMNIKSIDRATAMPRLPNWANGFPYVNGGLFSGSTEVPGFTRMARTYLLHAGALTWREINPDIFGSMIQAVADDEERGALGMHYTSVPNILKVLNPLFLDDLRAALAEAGDNERKLLNLRKRMARIRVFDPACGSGNFLVIAYKQMREIEADINRRRGELHLGSEIPLTNFRGIELRDFPAEIARLALIIAEFQCDVLYRGQQDALAEFLPLDAQNWIVCGNALRLDWLSICPPTGTGVRVVADDLFESPLEQAEIDFANEGGETYICGNPPYLGSRWRDEQQQRDLALLFSARAKSFKDLDYVAAWYLKAADYISSVDECRCAFVATKSICQGEQVAMLWPLIFGQGLDIFFAHRPFHWSNLASKNAGVTVIVVGLAKKKIGQKIIFEEGEKRVVENIGPYLIPMGNVIVEKSSRPLNGLPRMDYGNKPTDGGNLILDRDEKNAFLRIAPTAEKFIKQYVGSTEFINGVPRFCFWIDDRFVQEARSIPEIEARLENVRALRNSSKGQQANANADTPHRFVFAPHREGVALIVPRVSSERRPYLPAGIVDSATVASDRAAVIYNPEIWLLSIVTSRMHLVWIANVCVRMRMDFSYSNTLGWNTFPIPLITEQNKADLTGCAQNILLAREAHFPATIADLYDPDNMPDNLLHVHEQNDEVLERIYIGRRFKNDTERLEKLFEMYTKMTTAEKAKPAAKAAKERMNAS from the coding sequence ATGAACGCCGTAGAAATCGAACAAGCTATTTCAGAGCTCGCTCTTCAACCCTTTGACGCAGCGGAGTTCCCGTTCACGTTTCTAGCCGCATTCGGCAACAAGGACACCACGCTCAAGCGCCTGCGCACGGGCAACAACAATGCATCGGACGTGGCAGGTGGTGTGCTGCTACGCAATAACATCCATCTCGCGGTGTGCCCAGTCGGGGCCGTCGGTGACACGCTCAAGGCGCTGCGCGCCAGCCAAGCCACGACGAAGGCCAAGGCCAAGTTCATCCTTGCTACAGATGGCCACACGCTTCAGGCCGAAGAACTGGCGAGCGGGGAAACAATCGCTCCCGACTTCCCTGACTTCCCAAACCACTTTGGTTTCCTTTTGCCTCTGGCTGGCATCTCTACTATCAAGGAGATCAAGGACAACCCCATCGACGTGCGCGCCACGGGGCGTCTGAACAAGCTCTACGTTGAATTGCTGCGTGAGAATCCGGCTTGGGCCACGGACAAGCGGCGCAGCGACATGAACCATTTCATGGCGCGCCTGGTGTTCTGCTTTTTTGCCGAAGACACCGACATTTTCAACAGCAAAGGGCTCTTCACACATACCGTCGACAAAATGAGCGCAAGCGACGGCAGCAATACCCACGAGGTGCTGTCGGAGATCTTCCGCGCCATGAACATCAAGTCGATCGACCGCGCCACCGCCATGCCACGTTTGCCCAACTGGGCTAACGGCTTTCCCTATGTGAACGGTGGCCTGTTCTCTGGCAGCACCGAAGTGCCGGGCTTCACGCGCATGGCGCGCACCTACCTGCTGCACGCTGGCGCCCTGACTTGGCGCGAGATCAACCCCGATATCTTCGGCAGCATGATCCAAGCGGTGGCCGACGACGAGGAGCGCGGCGCCTTGGGCATGCACTACACAAGTGTGCCCAACATCCTGAAGGTATTGAACCCATTGTTTCTTGACGACCTGCGCGCGGCGTTGGCCGAGGCCGGCGACAACGAGCGCAAGCTGCTGAATCTGCGCAAGCGCATGGCGCGCATTCGGGTGTTTGATCCAGCCTGCGGCTCCGGTAATTTCCTGGTCATCGCCTACAAGCAGATGCGCGAGATCGAGGCGGACATCAATCGCCGCAGAGGCGAATTGCACTTGGGTAGCGAGATTCCTCTCACCAATTTTCGAGGCATTGAGCTGCGTGATTTTCCCGCTGAGATTGCCAGATTGGCACTCATCATCGCCGAATTCCAGTGTGATGTTCTGTATCGGGGACAGCAAGATGCGCTAGCAGAGTTTCTGCCACTGGATGCGCAAAACTGGATCGTGTGCGGCAACGCACTTCGGCTCGATTGGTTAAGCATCTGCCCGCCAACAGGCACAGGGGTTAGGGTGGTTGCAGATGATCTCTTTGAGTCGCCATTGGAACAAGCGGAAATTGATTTTGCAAATGAAGGTGGCGAAACATATATTTGCGGAAACCCACCGTATTTAGGTAGCCGTTGGCGAGATGAGCAGCAGCAGCGTGACTTGGCACTACTATTTTCAGCACGCGCTAAAAGCTTCAAAGATCTTGATTATGTTGCCGCATGGTATTTGAAAGCGGCGGACTACATTAGTTCTGTGGATGAGTGTCGCTGTGCATTTGTTGCCACAAAATCAATTTGCCAAGGAGAGCAGGTGGCCATGCTTTGGCCGCTGATATTCGGACAAGGTTTGGATATATTTTTTGCCCACAGGCCTTTCCACTGGAGCAATCTTGCCAGCAAAAACGCTGGCGTCACGGTCATTGTGGTTGGTCTCGCAAAAAAGAAAATCGGTCAAAAAATAATATTTGAAGAAGGTGAAAAAAGAGTTGTCGAAAACATCGGTCCTTATTTAATCCCGATGGGGAATGTGATTGTAGAAAAGTCCAGTCGACCACTCAACGGTCTCCCCAGAATGGACTATGGAAATAAACCAACGGATGGCGGGAACTTAATCCTTGATCGAGATGAGAAAAATGCGTTCCTGCGCATTGCCCCAACTGCAGAAAAATTCATTAAACAATACGTCGGCTCAACCGAGTTTATTAATGGAGTTCCACGATTTTGTTTTTGGATTGACGATCGATTTGTTCAGGAAGCACGATCAATCCCTGAAATTGAGGCGAGGCTAGAAAACGTAAGGGCGTTACGCAATAGCAGTAAAGGGCAGCAAGCTAACGCGAATGCAGACACGCCGCATAGATTTGTTTTTGCCCCCCATAGGGAAGGGGTAGCGCTCATAGTGCCGCGAGTCTCTTCTGAAAGACGCCCATATTTGCCTGCCGGGATTGTCGACAGCGCGACGGTCGCCTCTGATCGCGCCGCTGTTATATACAACCCAGAAATATGGCTTCTATCGATTGTGACCAGTCGAATGCATTTGGTTTGGATTGCCAATGTCTGTGTTCGCATGAGAATGGATTTCTCATATTCAAACACGCTTGGCTGGAATACCTTTCCTATTCCTCTGATCACCGAGCAAAACAAAGCAGATCTGACTGGTTGTGCTCAGAATATCCTGTTGGCTCGGGAGGCACACTTCCCCGCCACTATCGCCGACCTGTATGACCCAGACAATATGCCGGATAACCTGCTCCACGTCCACGAGCAGAATGACGAAGTGCTGGAGCGCATCTACATTGGCCGCCGCTTTAAGAACGACACTGAGCGGCTGGAGAAATTGTTTGAGATGTACACGAAGATGACGACTGCAGAAAAGGCTAAGCCCGCCGCAAAGGCCGCCAAGGAGAGAATGAACGCATCATGA
- a CDS encoding DEAD/DEAH box helicase yields MSDYVNNPTNAYTVPSVSIATARTGASSKANELGMRAMQERAYAKRGEQYLLIKSPPASGKSRALMFIALDKLHNQDLKQAIVVVPERSIGGSFSDEALTRFGFYWDWKVAPQWNLCNAPGGDEPRAAKSKVDAVRQFLASSDKVLVCTHATFRFAVEAMGIESFDDRLIAIDEFHHVSSNPDNVLGKQLGAFIARDKVHLVAMTGSYFRGDSEAVLGPADESRFETITYTYYEQLNGYQWLKSLDIGYFFYTGPYVDAVTKVLDPALKTIVHIPNVNARESLKDKQREVDEIMHGMGTWTGVDPVTGFHLVQTKEGHVLKVADLVDDSDPAKRTRVLGALKDPEQKDNRDHVDVIIALGMAKEGFDWIWCEHALTIGYRSSLTEIVQIIGRATRDAKGKERSRFTNLIAEPTAEQSAVTEAVNDMLKAISASLLMEQVLAPRYEFTPKNAGALDGFVYNDGQGYQEGGANVGVNEATGQYHVEISGLAKPETPEATRICKEDLNEVVTSFLQDKIALERGLFDKENTVPEELTQLRMGKIVRERYPELSEGDQEAIRQHAIAAMNITQQAKLALAQADAGGSSAVQGNTALLDGVRKFVNVRDLDIDLIDSINPFDAAYSVLAKAMDEKSLRQVQAAIAAKKVSIAEDEARDLSKRALQFKNERGRLPDINSADAWEKRMAEGVAAFARYRAQAKAALAQGESSNG; encoded by the coding sequence ATGAGCGATTACGTCAACAATCCGACCAATGCTTACACCGTGCCGTCCGTCTCCATTGCCACCGCGCGGACAGGCGCATCCAGCAAAGCCAACGAACTGGGCATGCGCGCTATGCAAGAGCGTGCGTATGCCAAGCGCGGCGAGCAATACCTGCTGATCAAATCGCCACCGGCCTCCGGTAAGTCCCGGGCGCTGATGTTCATTGCGCTGGACAAGCTGCACAACCAAGACCTGAAGCAAGCTATCGTGGTAGTGCCTGAGCGGTCTATCGGAGGCAGCTTCTCCGACGAGGCATTGACCCGGTTCGGTTTTTACTGGGACTGGAAGGTTGCCCCGCAGTGGAACCTATGCAACGCGCCCGGTGGTGATGAGCCTCGCGCGGCCAAGTCCAAGGTGGATGCTGTGCGCCAGTTCCTGGCCAGCAGCGACAAGGTGCTGGTTTGCACACATGCGACCTTCCGTTTTGCGGTAGAAGCGATGGGTATAGAGTCCTTCGATGACCGCCTGATCGCCATCGACGAATTTCACCACGTCTCAAGCAACCCGGACAACGTGTTGGGCAAGCAGTTGGGCGCCTTTATCGCTCGCGACAAGGTGCACCTGGTGGCCATGACGGGCTCCTACTTCCGTGGCGACAGCGAGGCGGTGTTGGGCCCAGCGGACGAATCCCGCTTCGAAACCATCACCTATACCTACTATGAGCAGCTCAACGGCTACCAGTGGCTCAAGTCGCTGGACATCGGCTACTTCTTCTACACCGGGCCGTATGTTGATGCGGTGACCAAGGTGCTGGACCCGGCGCTGAAGACCATCGTCCACATCCCGAACGTAAACGCGCGCGAGAGCCTGAAGGACAAGCAGCGCGAGGTGGATGAGATCATGCACGGCATGGGCACCTGGACCGGCGTTGACCCTGTCACGGGCTTTCATCTGGTGCAGACCAAAGAGGGTCACGTGCTGAAGGTGGCCGACCTGGTGGACGATAGCGATCCCGCCAAGCGCACTCGGGTGTTGGGCGCTTTGAAAGACCCCGAGCAAAAGGACAACCGCGACCACGTGGACGTGATCATCGCCCTGGGCATGGCCAAGGAAGGCTTCGACTGGATCTGGTGCGAACACGCGCTGACCATCGGCTACCGCAGCAGCCTGACCGAGATCGTGCAAATCATTGGCCGTGCCACGCGTGACGCCAAAGGCAAGGAACGCTCGCGCTTCACCAATTTGATTGCCGAGCCTACGGCTGAGCAATCCGCCGTGACCGAGGCCGTGAACGATATGCTCAAGGCCATCTCCGCCAGCCTATTGATGGAACAGGTGCTGGCGCCGCGCTATGAGTTCACGCCCAAGAATGCGGGTGCCCTAGATGGTTTTGTCTACAACGACGGGCAAGGCTACCAGGAAGGTGGCGCAAACGTCGGCGTGAACGAGGCCACCGGCCAATACCACGTCGAGATCAGCGGCCTGGCCAAGCCAGAGACTCCCGAGGCGACCCGTATCTGCAAGGAAGACCTGAACGAGGTAGTGACCAGCTTCCTGCAGGACAAGATCGCGCTAGAGCGCGGCCTGTTCGACAAGGAAAATACCGTGCCCGAAGAGCTGACTCAGTTGCGCATGGGCAAGATCGTGCGCGAGCGTTACCCGGAGCTGAGCGAGGGCGACCAGGAGGCCATTCGGCAGCACGCTATCGCCGCCATGAACATCACCCAGCAGGCCAAGCTGGCCTTGGCCCAAGCCGACGCTGGCGGCAGCAGCGCGGTACAGGGCAACACGGCGTTACTGGACGGTGTGCGCAAGTTCGTCAATGTACGCGACCTGGACATCGACCTGATCGACAGCATCAACCCTTTCGACGCTGCCTATTCGGTGCTAGCCAAAGCGATGGATGAGAAGTCGCTGCGCCAGGTGCAGGCCGCCATTGCAGCGAAGAAGGTAAGCATCGCCGAGGACGAAGCGCGCGACCTGTCAAAGCGCGCCTTGCAATTCAAGAACGAACGAGGCCGCCTGCCCGACATCAATTCGGCCGATGCCTGGGAAAAACGCATGGCTGAAGGCGTGGCTGCCTTCGCGCGCTACCGCGCGCAGGCCAAGGCGGCGTTAGCTCAAGGGGAGTCCAGCAATGGCTGA
- a CDS encoding GIY-YIG nuclease family protein: MADLDDDELLDALGVDATPIKISSRTPREERIIAGFEDILRFHQTHGRAPQHGEGGDIFERLYAVRLDQLRKLPEAHALLAGLDAPGLLAGASVASSNVDALDEDALLAELGVDVPSVDGQDIRVLKHVRSIAEKRLAEEIANREKCVDFAQFEPLFDAVRSDLKSGIRQGRSFQSKEKALDDIVLGAYFIIGGQIAYIAEVGEEFTTEYGRRDSRLRVVFDNGTEASVLMRSLQRSLHRDESARLVSDPEAGPLFGGTPEEGDIESGTIYVLRSLSNLPFVVEHRQLIHKIGVTGGKVESRIATAKNDATYLLADVEVVATYKLHNMNRVKLENIFHRLFGAARLDLTIEDRFGQPVKPQEWFLVRLDVIDEAVQRIQDGSITRVHYDVASGQLVE, from the coding sequence ATGGCTGACCTGGACGACGACGAGCTGCTGGACGCCCTGGGGGTTGACGCGACGCCAATAAAGATCTCCAGTCGCACCCCGCGCGAGGAACGCATCATCGCGGGCTTTGAGGACATCCTTCGCTTCCACCAGACGCACGGTCGAGCACCCCAGCATGGCGAAGGGGGTGACATCTTTGAGCGACTCTATGCTGTGAGGCTGGATCAGTTGCGCAAGCTGCCGGAGGCGCACGCCCTTCTGGCAGGGCTGGATGCCCCAGGGCTGCTGGCAGGCGCCTCAGTCGCAAGCTCTAATGTCGATGCATTGGACGAAGATGCCCTGCTGGCTGAACTTGGCGTGGACGTCCCCAGCGTCGACGGACAAGACATCCGGGTTTTGAAGCACGTTCGGTCAATTGCAGAAAAACGCTTAGCCGAAGAGATCGCCAATCGAGAAAAATGCGTGGACTTCGCGCAGTTCGAACCCTTGTTCGACGCCGTGCGTAGCGACCTCAAATCGGGAATTCGGCAAGGTCGCAGCTTCCAGTCCAAAGAAAAGGCACTAGACGACATTGTGCTGGGGGCCTACTTCATCATCGGTGGGCAAATTGCCTACATTGCTGAGGTTGGCGAGGAATTCACTACAGAGTACGGACGGCGCGACAGCCGCCTTCGGGTCGTGTTTGACAACGGCACCGAGGCCAGCGTTTTGATGCGCTCACTGCAACGCTCCCTGCATCGAGACGAGTCCGCCAGGCTAGTTTCCGACCCTGAAGCTGGCCCACTGTTTGGAGGCACCCCAGAAGAGGGAGACATCGAGTCCGGGACCATTTATGTGCTTCGAAGCCTATCAAATCTGCCCTTCGTGGTTGAACACCGCCAGTTGATCCACAAGATCGGCGTAACGGGAGGGAAGGTTGAAAGCCGCATCGCAACTGCTAAAAATGACGCCACCTATCTTCTGGCCGATGTTGAGGTTGTAGCGACCTACAAACTTCACAACATGAATCGTGTCAAGCTGGAAAACATCTTCCACCGCCTATTCGGGGCCGCCCGGCTGGACTTGACGATTGAGGATCGCTTTGGCCAACCCGTAAAGCCCCAAGAATGGTTCTTGGTGCGGTTGGACGTCATTGACGAAGCAGTACAACGAATACAGGACGGTTCAATCACAAGGGTGCACTATGACGTCGCAAGCGGGCAGCTTGTTGAATAG
- the murB gene encoding UDP-N-acetylmuramate dehydrogenase has protein sequence MLVEKNVPLQHSNSFGIVAKALSLIRVGGEADIAAMLQDPALKAAPKFVLGGGSNIVLTGDVKPLVLKVEIMGKRLLREDAKSWIVEAGAGENWHDLVTWTLQNGYPGLENLALIPGTVGASPVQNIGAYGVELQDRFESLDAIDLTTGQAFTLNAAQCAFGYRDSVFKHSSSAPESAGPGVHGFGLEGKAIITRVRFALPKAWKAVLGYADIEKKMLQSSIHAPSALQIYEWICEIRKAKLPDPQVIGNAGSFFKNPTVSPEQCADIIQREPKIVHYHLADGSVKLAAGWLIDACGWKGKSIGNAGVYEKQALVLVNRGGSANPVTGGEVMTLAKSIQTSVYERFGILLEPEPVVV, from the coding sequence ATGTTAGTCGAGAAAAACGTTCCGCTCCAGCATTCCAACAGCTTTGGCATCGTGGCCAAGGCGCTCAGCCTGATCCGGGTGGGGGGTGAGGCCGACATTGCCGCCATGCTGCAGGATCCGGCCCTGAAAGCCGCGCCCAAGTTCGTGCTGGGCGGCGGCAGCAACATCGTGCTGACCGGCGACGTCAAGCCGCTGGTGCTCAAGGTCGAGATCATGGGCAAGCGCCTGCTGCGCGAAGACGCCAAAAGCTGGATCGTCGAGGCCGGCGCCGGTGAAAACTGGCATGACCTGGTGACCTGGACGCTGCAAAACGGTTACCCCGGCCTGGAAAACCTGGCCTTGATCCCGGGCACGGTCGGCGCGTCGCCGGTGCAGAACATCGGCGCCTACGGGGTCGAGCTGCAAGACCGCTTCGAGTCGCTGGACGCCATCGATTTGACGACCGGCCAGGCCTTTACCCTTAATGCCGCGCAATGCGCCTTCGGCTACCGCGATTCGGTGTTCAAGCACAGCAGCTCGGCACCGGAATCAGCCGGCCCAGGCGTCCACGGCTTCGGGCTGGAGGGCAAGGCGATCATTACAAGGGTGCGCTTTGCCCTGCCCAAGGCCTGGAAGGCCGTGCTGGGCTATGCAGATATTGAGAAAAAGATGCTGCAGTCCAGCATCCATGCGCCCAGCGCGCTACAAATTTATGAGTGGATCTGCGAGATCCGTAAAGCCAAGCTGCCCGACCCGCAGGTCATCGGCAACGCCGGCAGCTTCTTTAAAAACCCTACGGTGTCGCCCGAGCAATGCGCCGACATCATCCAGCGCGAACCCAAAATCGTCCATTACCACCTGGCCGACGGCTCGGTAAAGCTGGCTGCGGGCTGGCTGATCGACGCCTGCGGCTGGAAAGGCAAATCCATCGGCAACGCCGGCGTGTATGAAAAGCAGGCACTGGTGCTCGTCAACCGCGGCGGCTCGGCCAACCCCGTCACCGGCGGCGAGGTCATGACGCTGGCCAAATCCATCCAGACCAGCGTGTATGAGCGCTTCGGCATCCTGCTGGAGCCCGAGCCGGTGGTGGTCTAA
- a CDS encoding YajQ family cyclic di-GMP-binding protein encodes MPSFDTVLEADLVKVKNAVENTGKEIATRFDFKGTSASIELKEKDITLIGDSDFQLDQMNDILRNKLTKAGVDIRFLDIGKSEKIGGDKVKQVSKVRNGIEAEQAKKIQQLIKGSKVKVQASIQGDAVRVTGAKRDDLQAAMAMIRTEISDFPLSFNNFRD; translated from the coding sequence ATGCCCTCTTTCGACACCGTACTTGAAGCCGATCTGGTCAAGGTCAAAAATGCCGTGGAAAACACCGGCAAGGAAATCGCCACGCGCTTTGACTTCAAGGGAACCTCCGCCTCCATCGAGCTGAAGGAAAAAGACATCACGCTGATCGGCGACAGCGACTTCCAGCTCGACCAGATGAACGACATCCTGCGCAACAAGCTCACCAAGGCCGGCGTCGACATCCGCTTCCTGGACATCGGCAAGTCCGAAAAAATCGGCGGCGACAAGGTCAAGCAGGTTTCCAAGGTGCGCAACGGCATCGAGGCCGAGCAGGCCAAAAAAATCCAGCAGCTCATCAAGGGCAGCAAGGTCAAGGTCCAGGCCTCCATCCAGGGCGACGCTGTCCGCGTGACGGGCGCCAAGCGCGACGACCTGCAGGCCGCGATGGCCATGATCCGCACCGAGATCAGCGATTTCCCGCTGAGCTTCAACAACTTCCGCGACTGA
- a CDS encoding TIGR02281 family clan AA aspartic protease — MRGPLLATCAALALLHGTAQAQSVALAGMLGNKALLVIDGAAPKILAPGQTHEGVKVVSTTGDQAVVEMSGKRHALRVGEAPISSGAGGGTGAQAGQGNRIVLTAGSGGHFMTQGQINGKSAQFMVDTGASAVSMTVTDAERMGVDYKSGRPVQLTTANGTILGWQTSLNSVRVGDVEVFNVPAVVAARDMPFILLGNSFLTRFQMNRTNEEMVLTRRY, encoded by the coding sequence ATGCGCGGCCCGCTGCTTGCGACATGCGCTGCCCTTGCGCTGCTTCACGGCACCGCGCAGGCCCAGTCCGTCGCGCTGGCGGGCATGCTGGGCAACAAGGCGCTGCTGGTCATCGACGGGGCGGCCCCCAAAATCCTGGCTCCGGGCCAAACGCATGAGGGTGTGAAGGTCGTTTCGACCACGGGCGATCAGGCGGTGGTTGAAATGTCCGGCAAACGCCATGCGCTGCGGGTAGGCGAGGCGCCCATCAGCAGCGGCGCCGGAGGTGGAACCGGCGCGCAGGCCGGGCAAGGCAACCGCATCGTGCTGACGGCGGGTAGCGGCGGCCACTTCATGACACAAGGCCAGATCAACGGCAAGTCCGCCCAGTTCATGGTGGACACCGGCGCCAGCGCGGTGTCGATGACGGTGACCGACGCCGAGCGCATGGGGGTTGACTACAAGTCAGGCCGGCCCGTGCAGTTGACGACGGCCAACGGCACCATCCTGGGCTGGCAAACCTCGCTCAACTCGGTGCGTGTGGGCGATGTGGAAGTTTTCAACGTACCGGCCGTCGTGGCTGCACGCGATATGCCTTTTATCTTGCTGGGCAACAGCTTCCTGACACGCTTTCAGATGAATCGCACCAATGAAGAAATGGTGCTGACCCGGCGGTACTAG
- the plsY gene encoding glycerol-3-phosphate 1-O-acyltransferase PlsY — protein MNYAYSIAATLLAYLLGSLSFAVIVSKAMGLSDPRSYGSKNPGATNVLRSGSKAAAVITLLLDGLKGWLPVVLVQWFGGDYGLGDGTVAAVGLAAFLGHLYPVFFQFKGGKGVATAAGVLMGVSWVLGLATLLTWVIVAFFSRYSSLASLVAAVFAPLYYLFGDREAWYVDKRILLVMFVISALLIYRHRENINKLLKGTESKLGSGKKA, from the coding sequence GTGAACTACGCCTACTCCATCGCTGCCACGCTGCTGGCCTACCTGCTCGGTTCACTCTCGTTTGCGGTGATTGTGAGCAAGGCCATGGGCTTGAGCGACCCGCGCAGCTACGGCAGCAAAAACCCCGGCGCCACCAATGTGCTGCGCTCGGGCAGCAAGGCGGCGGCGGTCATCACCTTGCTGCTGGATGGCCTCAAGGGCTGGCTGCCGGTGGTGCTGGTCCAGTGGTTTGGCGGCGACTACGGCCTGGGCGACGGCACGGTCGCGGCGGTGGGGCTTGCAGCCTTTTTGGGCCACCTGTATCCGGTGTTTTTCCAGTTCAAGGGCGGCAAGGGTGTTGCCACGGCGGCGGGCGTGCTGATGGGCGTGAGCTGGGTGCTGGGCCTGGCCACGCTGCTCACCTGGGTGATCGTGGCCTTCTTTTCCCGCTATTCCTCGCTCGCGTCCCTGGTGGCGGCGGTGTTTGCGCCGCTGTATTACCTGTTTGGCGACCGCGAAGCCTGGTACGTCGACAAACGCATCCTGCTGGTGATGTTTGTCATCAGCGCCTTGTTGATTTACCGCCACCGCGAAAACATCAACAAATTGCTCAAGGGCACGGAGTCGAAGCTGGGAAGCGGCAAGAAAGCCTGA
- a CDS encoding aminoacyl-tRNA deacylase, protein MGKKDHVSETPATQLLKASKVPFTEHPYEYLEHGGAQHSAEVLGFDPFTVVKTLVMQDQDAKPLLVLMHGNRKVSTKNLARQIGAKSVEPCKPEVANRHSGYLVGGTSPFGTRKAMPVYIEESILTLPKIAINGGRRGYLIGIDPQVCVTLLGAKSVNCALSLDNAAGYG, encoded by the coding sequence ATGGGGAAAAAGGACCACGTCAGCGAAACGCCCGCTACGCAGCTGCTCAAGGCGAGCAAGGTGCCTTTCACCGAGCATCCGTACGAGTACCTCGAGCACGGCGGCGCCCAGCACAGCGCCGAGGTGCTGGGCTTTGACCCGTTCACCGTCGTCAAGACACTGGTCATGCAAGACCAGGACGCCAAGCCACTGCTGGTGCTGATGCACGGCAACCGCAAGGTTTCCACAAAAAATCTGGCGCGGCAAATCGGTGCCAAGTCGGTCGAGCCTTGTAAACCCGAAGTCGCCAACCGCCACAGCGGTTACCTGGTGGGCGGTACATCGCCTTTCGGCACGCGAAAAGCCATGCCGGTCTACATCGAAGAGAGCATCCTCACCCTGCCTAAAATCGCTATCAACGGCGGGCGGCGCGGCTACCTGATCGGTATTGACCCGCAGGTGTGTGTCACATTGCTGGGTGCAAAATCAGTGAATTGCGCTTTGAGTCTGGACAACGCGGCGGGCTACGGTTAA
- a CDS encoding aldo/keto reductase, translating into MNKVQLGSSDLHVTPICLGTMTFGEQVDEKTSHAILSRSLERGVNFIDTAEMYSVPARAETCGSTETIIGNWFAKNPSARGKLVLATKVAGPSRGMPWVREGSGMTAKDIVASCDASLKRLQTDVIDLYQIHWPERHVPAFGALYYNPEQERSATPIHEQLEALGGLVKAGKVKAIGLSNETPYGVHEFVRLAEQHGLPRVAAVQNPYCLVNRTVENGLDETMHRLGVSLLAYSPLGFGLLTGKYDESGIEGPNAPKNARIGKFESVRKQRWGRPEALAAARRYNALARDNKLSPTQLALAFCYTKWQVASTIIGVTSVAQLDEDLDAWGTKLSAEVLAEIDKIRWESRDPAL; encoded by the coding sequence ATGAACAAAGTCCAACTCGGCTCCAGCGACCTGCACGTGACCCCCATTTGCCTGGGCACCATGACATTCGGTGAACAGGTGGACGAAAAAACTTCCCATGCCATCCTGAGCCGCTCGCTGGAGCGCGGTGTCAACTTCATCGACACGGCCGAGATGTACTCCGTGCCGGCGCGCGCAGAAACCTGCGGCTCGACCGAAACCATCATCGGCAACTGGTTCGCCAAAAACCCTTCGGCCCGCGGCAAGCTGGTGCTGGCCACCAAAGTGGCCGGCCCTTCGCGCGGCATGCCCTGGGTGCGTGAAGGCAGCGGCATGACGGCCAAAGACATCGTGGCTTCATGCGACGCCAGCCTCAAGCGCCTGCAGACCGACGTGATCGACCTCTACCAGATCCACTGGCCCGAGCGCCATGTGCCCGCCTTCGGCGCGCTGTATTACAACCCCGAGCAGGAGCGCTCTGCCACGCCTATCCACGAACAGCTTGAAGCACTGGGCGGTCTGGTCAAGGCCGGCAAGGTGAAGGCCATCGGCCTGTCGAACGAAACGCCGTATGGCGTGCACGAGTTTGTGCGCCTGGCCGAGCAGCACGGCCTGCCGCGCGTGGCTGCCGTGCAAAACCCGTATTGCCTGGTCAACCGAACCGTTGAAAACGGCCTGGACGAAACCATGCACCGCCTGGGTGTCTCGCTGCTGGCCTATTCGCCGCTGGGTTTTGGCTTGCTGACGGGCAAGTACGACGAGTCCGGCATCGAAGGCCCGAACGCCCCCAAGAATGCGCGCATCGGAAAATTCGAATCCGTGCGCAAGCAGCGCTGGGGCCGCCCCGAGGCCCTGGCCGCGGCGCGCCGCTACAACGCGCTGGCGCGCGACAACAAGTTGAGCCCGACCCAATTGGCACTGGCCTTTTGCTACACCAAATGGCAGGTCGCCAGCACCATCATTGGCGTGACCTCGGTCGCGCAACTGGATGAAGACCTGGATGCGTGGGGCACCAAGCTGTCCGCCGAAGTTCTCGCCGAGATCGACAAAATCCGCTGGGAATCGCGCGACCCGGCACTGTGA